ATAAGCATGATGAAGAGTCTTGACATTTTGGGTTTCCAGATCTTATATATTCTTTTGGAGTTAAATTTGACTTCCCATCGTATTTcagaactgtacagtgtattccaaaaggGTAAGGGTACTCAAACCTTAAATGAgagaataggagggactcaaaatgGATTTGGGACAAAATGGCCCTACGGTATCCTGGATGCCGTATCCCCTACATCAGAGCTCAAATTAACCATGTAGGCACTTAATGAGtggaataggcctactgcatcaaACATTCAAATTGGATGCAGTGTTCTCCAAACTAATCTAGGCCTTCATAATACAATATCATCTGCCCATATTTATTTCACAGTATCTGCATTTCTGCTGCTTTAACAGTTGCTTGAAATGCTTGAAATAATGCATAAATTACGCTGCTGATTTTtcttttgaccagcagatggcagcagaaatCCAGGTACTGTGATTACTGTAAAATAAACTGAGAAATGACCCTATTTTGAAGGCCAGATTAGAATGAAGAACTctgaaaaaaagtttttccaagcttgaatgtttgataacATGGTTAATTTAAGCCCTGATGTAGGGGGTGTCGTAGGATCATTTTGTCTCAAAGCCATTTCAGAGTCCCTCCTATTCTGTCATTTATAGATTGAGTGTCCTCATACTTTTATAATAAattgtacagttcccaaatattacggcaaatcaattataactccacCATATATTGTTTCAAGggtctggaaccccaaaatgtcgactcttcatcacgcttttcacaaatccAGTTTTCAAGGCTTAATATATCCACAAATACAGCCGTCtgcaaaagagttgtcgcctatccatctgtttggattaacagctaataacctgactttcaattcaaCCTGACTTTCAATGGCTTCAgaggtcactcatatgaaagctacaaccctcccgaatgaaaatgtatgtaaaaaaaataataatttcatgcaccaaagaaagattgaccctttaatgaacacagatagggcagattttcacaagacaaaagttttgtcgcctatcgaacataatgtgaaaatgagcagataagtcacttcaaaacacttcaaatacgcagatcgggtgtcatacttaatcactgaatcactctcacctcttcaaaaaaataaactttggccttaggtgtatgtttagggtcattgtaatcatggaaagcaacacaatgaaaaacaatgaagatcaatgagagatggtgacgtattcacatgtcacatgtcaccatgggcggtcatgggtaagcggttagggcagggCCAGGGGCCAAATTtagcactgctctcttggggcgctattgggggctgcccccttgcacaggtgaggcatcaatgcaatttcattgtgtgcagtgttcacttgtgtgctgtgtcacaataacaattggACAGGTGTTTGGCCAGTCTTGTTTGTGAGTGGTGTATTCCCAGCATGTAAAATGTGAAGGAACAGGTGTCAAGCTGTGGGTTTACAATTCCACCAAATAGAACACGGTGTGGGGCTTTAACTTATCCGCTCCTTCTGGACACCCCACTACTACCAAGCAGCCAATCACAACGGCTTGCTGTTTCTTCATAAGCTCACACGCTGCGTTAAGAGTGCCTGGAAGAGAAattaaatatattaaataataccaagttgtatactgtatgtcagtgtttctcaaactttttccatcattccccccttcagagggtctcaatgcttccgagcccccccagtaacaacagtagcctactcccgcagactgattttgcgatcgctgcgcaaaatcaaaggaaaggtgactggtgagattaaacaaagagggaaacAAAGAGGACTATAGtcaaatgcagatgtgtgtgcttccttccttcatttcctatgctattcaaattcatgacaattgataatataatgttggtgagggctttaaacttgatgattattggcgagacaggaaatcacttccttgggagaaaaaacccaaaatcagatgcctccacgccccccccccaggggggcttatgccccactttgagaaacactgctgtatgtgTACGATACTGTATTCTAGGTAATACGTAAGAAAAAAGCACATGTTAAATAAACAAGGTAGCTCAATCTTCTCAGCAactttttcacaaaaaaaatactataaaagttttttttagtaTTTAATCTACAGTATGAATATATGTTTTAGGATTTAATCTATGAAGCTATGAATCAATCAGAGATCAACTGCTTTATTGTACTTCACTTATGTACATGTTGTTATCTGAAGCTGCTCAACCCAGCAGTAAACAGCTCCCCACCTTTGAAAGGCCTGCACTCTTGGATGATCCTGATCAAGACCAACAATCTACGCCACAGGAAGCAAGCTAAGACCATCCTAGTTGGAATATTCTAACTATCATGACAAGCAGGCTGTATATACAGTAGCTCTGCTGGTATGAGCTACAGAAGTGTTCAAACTCCAAGATGTAATATAATCATTGACATAAtcgtaaatggactgcatttatatggcacctttccactccttcgagcactcaaagcgctttacattgtatgcctcacattcacccattcacactcacattcacacaccagtggccgtggctgccacgcagggtaccaccctgccaccaggagcaacatggggttaagtatcttgttcaaggacacaacgatggagtcaggccgagtggggcttgaacctgcaacctttgggttgccgaactgctcctctaccacctgagctaccaccgcccaacATAATCGTGTGTTCCATTGCTTGCTATGCAAATAACCATTAAGGGTCATTTTAAATAATCAAAGTCAAATAAATCATCAGTGGCACACAAACAAGCTTAACATAATACAATGGTAAACAATGTAATGACCACTGCATGGGGATATACTGTAGTCGTGGGATTTCCAGTAAGGATAGTAAGGAtggtttagggtgtgtgtgtgtgtgtgtgtgtgtgtgtgtgtgtgtgtgtgtgtgtgtgtgtgtgtgtgtgtgtgtgtgtgtgtgtgtgtgttagggtgaccaCCTGGTAATAAGTCCAAGGgtggacaaggggtatgctttggagggacaatgtgggacagaccctggcGTGCACGCGCAACTGAactttctgactaagggcgtacccatcatgcactgcacttcttggagctaagtttctcaaacattaaagtggtagttcgctattttagacattaagccttgtttgtgtgacttctggggtgaagtagagatgttctcatcacaattttgacatttggtgctgaacggagcatttgggtattcaagactgcagccccccccacctttacattgactccaatgaagcactcaagcaatcgatcataaaatggcattaaactttcgtttgcagagacatgaaactcaccgagtggtcagaggtgggcagcgatacgttggctcgaaaatcaccgcgaaatacgcttccagagaagatatattcattattgtccgtcttcattgattgtattggtatgactagtattactccgcgcgaccggaaatgggggtgcgtttgtttacgttactatctatggtttgtatgcaagctgtagtttttgtagccagtcccgctcaaagatagccgttctacctcgctccttgatgtctacataaacaacacactatcgctacctactggctggatgtctactgctattcaacggcgtctggggaaaataggtccgccaaatgctaaacaacagttagaaggcatatttcgctgcaattttcgggtcaatttatcgctgtctaccactgaccacacggtgagttccatgtcttctcaaacaaaagtttaatgccattttataatcgattgcttgagtgctctattggagtaaatgtaaaggtgggggggctgcagtcttggatacccaaatgctccgttcagcaccaaatgtcaaaattgtgatgagaacatctctacttcaccccagaagtcacacaaacagggcttaatgtctaaaatagcgaactaccactttaacttatttatcacaaaggaatagcttagtttcgcttccaaactattactcatcattatattctgcatttattgtagggtttttacaattaaaactaattggtgtatgaaaaaatgacatctcaccaccccaccgtcattgagaagtttacgtccaatccttgctatactATAATGCATCCTATTAGCTATTCATATGCTGAGTGGAATAAGTGAGATATACATATCAATAAAAGCTGATGCAGGATTAGGtaagttcttacactttgcttccccggggggctgggtagagtgggggccctagataGTGCGGGGGCcttaagccatctgggctgagcaatccATCACTTTAGAaaagggacccttattccacatctgttttcacactgttcagggtttgttcacacagtgtaccaggagcttatacacattgtattctggcccttactgcttactcataaatataaatctaggtctactaggttctcactaaggttatattggtaataaatcccttattgtgcattaacaagacatttgcgaataaatgtctaacaactgtctgattttgcttagtacgtgccttacaagttacttacgcaggcattaatattgtatgtattagtgctaacagatgaatccctaaaataaagtgttaccaaaaaaggtTATCTGTAGGAAAACAATCTGAAATGTGTCTCACCTCCAGTGGCCAGAAGGTCATCGATGAGTAAGACTTTCTGTCCAGGAGCCACAGCATCCTCCTGAATTTCTGCCtcagcctgaaacacacacacacacacacacacacacacacacacacacacacacacacacacacacacacacacactaaaaatagGAATTACGATTCCATGGCCAACAATTGGCCACCAGTTTCTTCAATGATTGAGTGGTCAACATTTTATGATAGCCCAACAGATCAATTGTAGGCCTGTGTAAACCCATAGACTAGGTGAGTAGCCTAAAACACTGCTTTAGAGTTAGACATGTTCAACAAAGATGGGATGGGACTCACCTTGCCGTAATCCAGATCATAGGCTACTGAGACTGTTGGTCCTGGGAGCTTGCCCCTCTTCCTCACCAGGGCAAAGCCAATTCCTAATCTTTGAGCCAGCAGGGGCCCGAATAGAAACCCACGTGCATCCATACCTAGACATGTAAAACACGTATAACCGTGTTGCACAAAAATACAGAGAGACTAAACCAACATGCACTAAATGCTTAGCACATAAGTGTatgggtgtagtgtagtgcaactCACCAACGATTACTTCAACATCTTTGTGGTTTTCGCGGACATATTCCTCAAACAAGTCAATTACTGCAGCCAATGCCTTTGGGTCCTTGAGTAGTGGACAAATGTCTCTGAAAATGAAACAAGTCAGAACAATGTTTGCAAAGTGATCGATCGAACACGTTCAAGTTGCCAAACAATCTAGTAAAACTGGGGCTACTTTGTATCCGTGCCAGAACTAAATTCCGTCAATCTGATAACGGAATCGCCACAGAATGCCTGGGTATCATGGTCATCAATACGAAATATGCTCCTGAATGatatgctgaagaaatactgtagGCACACATATCTATTAACTGAATTAGCCTAATCATGGCCTACcagaagtgaggtaacatacacgagtGTAAAAGTTGTCCCCTGAAGGGCCTTGATCCCACAATCTGTAGAATGGCAGGCATGactccatccactaagctaccaatTTCAGTAAaatttgtttgaccagaaaacttcttcttgtgcacattatcacagcactatACATCATATAAGCCTACAATCATTGcttcatcatacttcagacaatgaggtaatggtgcagggGTAATATATTTTAAGATTTATTCTGTTAAAATGCACAACAACAACATATTTGTCTGGTCGtaacatttcttatgaaactgtggtagcttagtggataaAGTCATGCCGTCCATACCataggttgtgggttcaaggccactcagcattcaacttttactcacatgtatgttacctcactcatgatataggcctacattataaggcttattTGTGCCTGCccttcagtatgtcttcagcatatcATTCAGGAGCATATtgcgacacatactgtgtattatgctacatatcatccacagtgtctgctttgagaaattaatcactttcaatttgcactacttattacatgtgtggtatgatctgttaacttcagagttacttattttcagaattacagaaagttctgatcattctgcacattgtaaagatgaaatggtgatgacgcagtgaacatgcAAAGAGATTGGAGacctgtccaatcatgcaaatgacatcccactgtaataagattttattcaattttcttcaaaacaacacaacacattgcagaaattcttgtagccatcatatgtaggcctataggatgtaatGAAAGCATTTTCACATCgtcagcagcgcaagcacccttttctcacagacccttgTTGTGCTCTACAGAGAGACATGAAGAAAATGGGCACCTATAAAAcatgcagtaggctacaatgttaaGATTTTGTTTGTCAATTCTTAACCTACACACCATGAAAAAGACAGATGAGATGGAAGACACTGGAAACTtcttgaatgtagcaatcccattacaatagaaacaacaggaattgtttgccaattaatgactatatgtgatagcctagcctataatgcaacctttgttataTAGCCCAATAGTAGgttaaattgaatccgaatgtctcagcgtgccctacaatatcgccccctgtggccacattagctaatgaagataatgttgcttgagtgatatgtggcatgtgcattattgaggaaagatatgtaggctatgtgccgtcagtatttttccttcatatcattcagaagcatggcGTGATGCATACTTTGCAGGCCTACTATGGTGCGCATATCTACcatcctctttgacaaactgaccgatttgtttgttcacttgttcttacacacatattgatgaccatggtgcctatgtaataacacttaactttgaagtgaattattttcagaattacaccgtgaaatgtattcttccttttgcATACatctgtgcgctgtgcaccttgtaaacttgtaggCCGATAgcacagtcaacatgaaaagacaTAAGACATGCAAAACcttgagaaatcccattgtaataatattttctttaattatcttcgaaatgacacaacacatgaccatgtttagcacaaGAGACAATTGTTTTCCTCGCactccaaaaaaatgaattgaagtgaatgggaccgtaaagtccagaatagctgcacaCCGGAGCGGCAGGACGGCAGTGCCTAAGCGGCTGTGCAATCACATTTTCTTGTCAATGTTGAAGAATTAGAATTAGGCCTAGCCTTGCGAATGCAAATACTTCCAagataacaacacaaacccatCGGGTGCATTAATCAATTGGCAAAGATATTGTGATGCAGTGAATGCTGCCAAGAAGCTCACTTTTGTAGTTCCAGTAATTTTGCGGATACTCACCGAAACATAATTCCTTTGATTGGGAAGTCAGGAAATGTACGTATTGATTCCCTTATGCGTTTTAGTTTATCTTCTCTGCTGGCATCTGCCATGTTTATAACATATGCTAATTGTCACGTACGAAAACACAAAAATCAGATCATCAAATTAAGAGCTGTGCCCTAACTACAAGACATTTCCGCGTCTACGGCTCTGGTTTAGCCACGTGGTAGAGTCATGATTTCATGCATAATTCACAGTCACACACCTTATCAGTGGGTCAAAGTCCTGGTAGATCTGAcctgaatgacttgtgttttcgcATGGGATTACACCTGAAATGGGAGAGATCTGACAGCGCTCCAATAGGCTACGCTCCAAAACGTTCCAACGGACCCGCTCTGCTACACTCGCGTCACTTATAGCATACAACAGGACACGCTCCACGACCTTAAATCTTAAAATCCGGCGGCCCCAGAGCGCAGAACGCTGGAGGACACATCTCAGACTGCAAGGGAAACAGGCATATTTACCATTTGCAAATCACTCCCTAGGCTATCACACACAGGTTATTCCAACACTGCAATTGGCGAAGACATTCTTAAATGTACCGTTAAAGCCCGTCTCCAAGCCTACTACCCACCAAATCCAACCTTGCCATCTGGTAGGCTACCCGGCACAAACCAACACAACGAGACCGTTGCGCACATTTTAAATGGGTGCAACTTCTATAaaggaatgtaggcctatgtagcgcGACATGACAGACTGGCCAACATTATAGCCCAATGCATCAAAGAGGCACAGGACATttcaacgcaaatacacacaaattgcacagtaaaaatggactggttcagcgacagtcatgatgacacacttttaagcagcattccaaacacaccggacatcaccattatagatgctgacaataaaaaatgtctcctttgtggaaataggttgcccctttgatctcttggggagactggggtaagatgagccactttttacatttttcgtcacagctaagcgatgaaaGCGTATTTGGTTACATTTTttacatcataccaaatttcaaagtgtcctgatactattagagcaaaaactaattgataaactgtcatggttaaaatgatattgccttttaaaaatattttttcaggtggctcatcttaccccttgtATGGGGAAaggtgagccactgcttggggtaaattgagcccaggcaaaaatctctgctaaacaacttttatttattataacaaatgtaactaatgaatctatgaaataaagCAACTAAAACAACATAACTATGCCAAAgaatacatattgtgggcccttacagctttgtttgaatacaatggcgaacaatgcagagtgcaatgtagaaaaaaagtcAATATTATTGTTTGAGTTGGCTGAAACATGaagtcattaatctcaactcacctgggtatgatatgaaagaaatttTCTGGTTATGCTCAAATATCATAACATGGTGTTCAACCATTatgcatcccattaggataagcggctcatcttaccccatctcaaaaggctcaccttaccccatgccaaaattacgtaaataaatgctcataaaattatcataaaagtgcaaaaagacttgaaatatcactcatatagtagcttattacataacatttcagacatgatgagaccagatattgttctatttttgttttctctaaatcatccatgttttgaatatacatggaattcacttaaagagcaaaaaacacattttcacaaatatctctattgccaaatttggtacatgcttcactttttcacaggtgttagaaaaggatgtccaccaccttagaatgtggttacatgttaaaatgtattcaactttttcgagaaaaagggggtggctcaccttaccccatggcTCACTTTACCCCAGTCTCCCCCTACATGGATACTTGCTACCACTCCGAGATCCTAAAATACCAGCCACTTATGGATGTGGTCACAAATCAAGGTTTCAACTGTaagcttattgttcttgtgtttggcagcctaggacatgtaggctacataggcttgcattgcgtggactgcagctctgtggac
This window of the Engraulis encrasicolus isolate BLACKSEA-1 chromosome 7, IST_EnEncr_1.0, whole genome shotgun sequence genome carries:
- the LOC134452037 gene encoding adenine phosphoribosyltransferase-like isoform X2, with protein sequence MRKHKSFRDICPLLKDPKALAAVIDLFEEYVRENHKDVEVIVGMDARGFLFGPLLAQRLGIGFALVRKRGKLPGPTVSVAYDLDYGKAEAEIQEDAVAPGQKVLLIDDLLATGGTLNAACELMKKQQAVVIGCLVVVGCPEGADKLKPHTVFYLVEL
- the LOC134452037 gene encoding adenine phosphoribosyltransferase-like isoform X1; its protein translation is MADASREDKLKRIRESIRTFPDFPIKGIMFRDICPLLKDPKALAAVIDLFEEYVRENHKDVEVIVGMDARGFLFGPLLAQRLGIGFALVRKRGKLPGPTVSVAYDLDYGKAEAEIQEDAVAPGQKVLLIDDLLATGGTLNAACELMKKQQAVVIGCLVVVGCPEGADKLKPHTVFYLVEL